Below is a genomic region from Xylophilus sp. GW821-FHT01B05.
GGAGCAAACAGGGGAGTTGCGGGCGTGTCGCCGCCCACCGGCAAGCCGGCGTTGAGCACCAGACGGTGCAACGCGAAATGCGGAGTGCGGGAGACGATGCCGCCGGCCAACACGGCCTGGAACTGCGGGCGGGTCTTCAGACGCTGCACGCAGTCATCCTTGCCAAACGGGCGGGCGGATACATGCGGCATCGGGAGATGCGAGACGCACCGGCAGTGGACCGGGGGGCTTGGAGCCAGGGGAGAACAGGGGGAAAAATCTCAGCGAGCGGCTCAGCCAGGCCAAGCCGCGCAGCAGATTTATCCGCTCGTCCTCAGACGGCGAGGCGCTTGCGGCCCTTGGCGCGGCGCGCATTGATGACGGCGCGGCCGCCACGGGTCTTCATGCGAACGAGGAAACCGTGGGTGCGGGCACGACGGATCTTGGACGGTTGGTAGGTACGCTTCATGGCAAATTCCTTGGGAAAGCTCGGGGTTTCAGTGGTATGGCCCCTGAACGCTTTTCAGGGAAACCGATGATTATCACCAACTTGACGGCTTCTGGCAATGCATGGGCCTGGGCGGCGGTAGGATACAAGCTGGCTACAAGTTCTGGACAAGCTTGTGGACAAGGTCTTGATAATTTAGAATCCGCCGCTTTCGCCCCCGTGCCTATCCACACCGGCACCGCCTCTCCCAACCCCTCCTTATTACTCCTAC
It encodes:
- the rpmH gene encoding 50S ribosomal protein L34 translates to MKRTYQPSKIRRARTHGFLVRMKTRGGRAVINARRAKGRKRLAV